In Rubrobacter radiotolerans DSM 5868, a genomic segment contains:
- a CDS encoding Rieske 2Fe-2S domain-containing protein — protein sequence MKITSVGHAGFFIETRYGSVLTDPWFNPAYFASWIPFPTNRDLDLERISNPDYLYVSHLHRDHFDETFLRDHVSKDTQVLLPDYPLDLMEREYRRLGFTNFVHTENNTPMTLESGLRIMIPALTAPTDGPLGDSGLCIDDGETRIFDQNDSRPIEFEPLEKFGPFDAHLLQFSGAIWYPMVYELPDKAKNALGKQKRANQLARALRYVKQIGATHIVPSAGPPMFLDDDLFHLNDFDNDESNIFPDQTVFIDYLKEHGIENGHLMIPGSEATLTKESCTVSHPKPDEEVARIFTDKRAYLEELREVFRPEIEAEKATWPRGEVEVLPALKAWFEPLLEQADLNCVGVNGRVLFNLKASEEDTPEEILIDFQGRTVGPYNGEKWDYRFTMDPALVEYCILTEEKDWINTLFLSCRFSAKRKGAYNEYVYNFFKVLDEERLAFSEEYYAQSAPVRQLWECGNFMVQRQCPHLKADLTRFGEERDGVLTCTLHGWQFDLETGECLTADGAKLFTRPVEEFERENAAAGVGSERGGSGS from the coding sequence TTGAAGATTACATCCGTAGGACATGCGGGGTTCTTTATCGAGACTCGCTACGGCAGCGTGCTTACCGACCCGTGGTTCAACCCGGCGTACTTTGCGTCCTGGATCCCGTTCCCCACGAACCGGGACCTCGACCTGGAGAGGATCTCCAACCCCGACTACCTCTACGTCTCGCACCTTCACCGCGACCACTTCGACGAGACGTTCCTGCGGGATCACGTCTCGAAGGACACGCAGGTCCTCCTTCCGGACTACCCGCTCGACCTTATGGAGCGCGAGTACCGCAGGCTCGGCTTCACGAACTTCGTCCACACCGAGAACAACACCCCGATGACCCTTGAGAGCGGGCTCCGGATAATGATCCCGGCCCTCACCGCGCCGACGGACGGACCGCTTGGCGACTCGGGACTGTGCATCGACGACGGCGAGACGCGCATCTTCGACCAGAACGACTCCCGCCCGATAGAGTTCGAGCCGCTTGAGAAGTTCGGTCCATTCGACGCGCACCTGCTGCAGTTCTCGGGGGCGATCTGGTACCCGATGGTCTACGAGCTTCCGGACAAGGCGAAGAACGCCCTCGGCAAGCAGAAGCGCGCAAACCAGCTCGCCCGCGCGCTGCGCTACGTAAAGCAGATCGGCGCGACGCACATCGTTCCCTCGGCCGGGCCTCCGATGTTCCTCGACGACGACCTCTTTCACCTCAACGACTTCGACAACGACGAGTCGAACATCTTCCCCGACCAGACGGTCTTTATCGACTACCTCAAGGAGCACGGCATCGAGAACGGGCATCTCATGATCCCGGGCAGCGAGGCGACGCTCACGAAGGAGTCCTGCACCGTTTCGCACCCGAAGCCGGACGAGGAGGTCGCGCGCATCTTTACCGACAAGCGCGCCTACCTCGAAGAGCTTCGGGAGGTCTTCCGGCCCGAGATAGAGGCCGAGAAGGCGACCTGGCCGCGCGGGGAGGTCGAGGTGCTTCCGGCGCTCAAGGCGTGGTTCGAGCCGCTCCTCGAGCAGGCCGACCTCAACTGCGTCGGGGTCAACGGGCGCGTCCTCTTCAACCTCAAGGCTTCGGAGGAGGACACGCCCGAGGAGATACTCATAGACTTCCAGGGCCGCACCGTCGGACCGTACAACGGCGAGAAGTGGGACTACCGCTTCACGATGGACCCGGCGCTCGTCGAGTACTGCATCCTCACGGAGGAGAAGGACTGGATCAACACCCTCTTCCTCTCCTGCCGCTTCTCGGCGAAGCGCAAGGGCGCCTACAACGAGTACGTCTACAACTTCTTCAAGGTGCTCGACGAGGAGCGGCTCGCCTTCTCGGAGGAGTACTACGCTCAATCTGCGCCGGTCCGCCAGCTCTGGGAGTGCGGCAACTTCATGGTCCAGCGCCAGTGCCCGCACCTCAAGGCCGACCTCACGCGCTTCGGCGAGGAGCGCGACGGGGTGCTTACCTGCACCCTTCACGGCTGGCAGTTCGACCTTGAGACGGGCGAGTGCCTGACCGCGGACGGCGCGAAGCTCTTTACTCGCCCGGTCGAGGAGTTCGAGCGGGAGAACGCTGCGGCCGGGGTCGGCTCGGAGCGCGGCGGTTCGGGCTCCTGA
- the rplU gene encoding 50S ribosomal protein L21, with protein sequence MSFAIMKSGGKQYRVKKDQVLVVDRIAGEVGEAVELPTSLSAREGSLSLGGGVAKVEILEHLRGKKIHVYKYRPKKDSRKKTGHRQEQTRVKVLEV encoded by the coding sequence ATGAGTTTTGCGATTATGAAGAGCGGGGGCAAGCAGTACCGCGTAAAGAAGGATCAGGTGCTGGTCGTGGACCGGATCGCCGGCGAGGTCGGCGAGGCCGTGGAGCTTCCGACGAGCCTCTCGGCGAGAGAGGGTAGTCTCTCGCTCGGGGGTGGAGTGGCGAAGGTGGAGATCCTGGAGCATCTGCGGGGAAAGAAGATCCACGTCTACAAGTACCGTCCGAAGAAGGACTCTCGCAAGAAGACGGGTCATCGCCAAGAGCAGACCCGCGTCAAGGTTCTGGAGGTTTAG
- a CDS encoding ComEA family DNA-binding protein: protein MGKAVAGVRKTHKNTDPFDTATRRRSAEPGPDGLSRIPALGFLWRHRAHVFVCLAVVVVLVGAALYSSRFTERTPRVVYSFSLEEAEREAEAPLVVDINEADAEKLDELPQVGPATAEEIISHRRANGDFRTLDDLEEVPGIGPKTVEEIKPFATV, encoded by the coding sequence GTGGGGAAAGCGGTTGCCGGGGTGCGAAAGACGCATAAAAACACAGATCCCTTCGACACCGCGACGCGCAGGCGGTCGGCGGAGCCCGGTCCGGACGGTCTCTCCCGTATCCCGGCGCTCGGTTTTCTGTGGCGTCACCGGGCGCACGTGTTTGTATGCCTTGCGGTTGTCGTGGTGCTGGTCGGAGCGGCACTCTACTCCTCGCGCTTCACCGAGCGGACCCCGCGCGTCGTCTACTCGTTCTCGCTTGAGGAGGCGGAGAGAGAGGCCGAGGCCCCGCTCGTCGTGGACATAAACGAGGCCGACGCCGAGAAACTCGACGAGCTGCCGCAGGTCGGCCCGGCGACGGCGGAGGAGATCATCTCCCACCGCCGCGCAAACGGCGATTTCCGGACCCTCGACGACCTTGAGGAGGTACCCGGCATCGGTCCGAAAACGGTCGAGGAGATAAAGCCGTTTGCAACGGTCTGA
- the nadD gene encoding nicotinate-nucleotide adenylyltransferase codes for MTSGRDRPEGMCGAQREREERPLRVGIFGGTFDPIHLGHLLIAEQVMDEMRLSEVIFVPSGIPPHKAASSVRASAEDRYRMVLAAVEGNPRFSVDRVEVEAGRAMHTVETVPLLKERHEGDEWFFITGADEVSNLLTWREPDRLLEQVVMVAATRPGYDLSKLDHLEKELRNFDRIFPVECSRLDISATNIRRRVLQGKSIRYMVPDGVYRFITRKKLYSGELHPETTGTERTRERESLNGIDGNPEGAQSVKRTQERRA; via the coding sequence TTGACTTCAGGTAGGGACAGGCCGGAGGGTATGTGCGGAGCGCAGCGCGAGCGAGAGGAGAGACCCCTGAGAGTCGGCATCTTCGGCGGGACGTTCGACCCGATACACCTCGGGCATCTGCTTATAGCGGAGCAGGTAATGGACGAGATGCGCCTCTCGGAGGTGATCTTCGTCCCTAGCGGCATCCCGCCGCACAAGGCCGCATCCAGCGTCCGGGCCTCCGCCGAGGACCGCTACCGCATGGTGCTGGCGGCCGTCGAGGGGAACCCGCGCTTCAGCGTGGACCGGGTCGAGGTGGAGGCCGGGAGGGCCATGCACACCGTCGAGACCGTTCCGCTCCTCAAGGAGAGGCACGAGGGCGACGAGTGGTTCTTTATAACCGGAGCGGATGAGGTCTCGAACCTTCTGACCTGGCGCGAGCCGGACCGGCTCCTTGAGCAGGTCGTAATGGTCGCGGCCACACGGCCCGGCTACGACCTCTCGAAGCTGGATCACCTCGAAAAAGAGCTCAGGAACTTTGACAGGATCTTCCCCGTCGAGTGCTCGCGGCTCGACATCTCGGCGACGAACATCCGCCGCAGGGTGCTTCAGGGCAAGAGCATCCGGTACATGGTCCCCGACGGGGTCTACCGGTTCATAACCCGCAAGAAGCTCTACTCCGGAGAGCTTCACCCCGAGACGACCGGGACGGAGAGGACAAGAGAAAGGGAGAGCTTGAACGGCATCGACGGCAACCCCGAAGGAGCGCAGAGCGTGAAGAGAACACAGGAGCGCCGGGCATGA
- the mreD gene encoding rod shape-determining protein MreD: MGSTSIARAAIVVALAAVLEVILGPYLVLGWISPKFMIFGVVFAVPALRNLQAVMLGFFAGILFDALSGGFFGVGSLAGLVAATLAVRANAALRKGARRFVMAQVVAVSVAVYDLVDYAAMGLAGLQTPSFGGYLVGGVLPDALLNGVLAYLVGGFLLRIGRTRRRGWEPDR, translated from the coding sequence ATGGGCAGCACCTCGATAGCCCGGGCGGCGATAGTGGTCGCGCTCGCCGCGGTCCTTGAGGTCATACTCGGGCCGTATCTGGTTTTGGGCTGGATCTCGCCGAAGTTCATGATCTTCGGCGTCGTCTTTGCCGTACCGGCGCTCAGAAACCTTCAGGCGGTGATGCTCGGGTTCTTCGCGGGCATCCTCTTCGACGCCCTGAGCGGCGGGTTCTTCGGGGTCGGGTCGCTCGCCGGGCTCGTCGCCGCGACGCTCGCGGTTCGGGCTAACGCCGCGCTCAGGAAGGGGGCTAGGAGGTTCGTCATGGCGCAGGTGGTCGCCGTCTCGGTGGCGGTGTACGATCTTGTAGACTACGCGGCGATGGGGCTTGCGGGCCTTCAGACGCCGTCTTTCGGAGGGTATCTGGTCGGGGGAGTGCTGCCGGACGCCCTGCTCAACGGAGTGCTTGCGTACCTTGTAGGGGGGTTCCTCTTGAGAATCGGCCGTACCAGAAGACGTGGCTGGGAGCCTGACAGATGA
- the rpmA gene encoding 50S ribosomal protein L27, whose translation MAHKKGGGSSRNGRDSEGRRLGVKAYGGEVVTAGSIIIRQRGTRVHPGLNVGKGSDDTLFAKVDGRVDFGRSRGRSVVHVRAEEPLAEATA comes from the coding sequence ATGGCACACAAGAAGGGCGGCGGCTCGTCGCGCAACGGCAGGGACTCCGAGGGGCGCAGGCTCGGGGTGAAGGCGTACGGCGGCGAGGTCGTTACGGCCGGGAGCATTATCATCCGTCAGCGCGGCACGCGCGTGCATCCGGGGCTGAACGTCGGCAAGGGCTCCGACGACACGCTCTTTGCAAAGGTCGACGGCCGGGTGGACTTCGGCCGGAGCCGGGGGCGCAGCGTCGTGCACGTCCGGGCCGAGGAACCGCTTGCGGAGGCCACGGCCTGA
- the obgE gene encoding GTPase ObgE: MQFIDEARLTVRAGRGGDGSVSFNREKYKPRGGPDGGRGGDGGSVVLRATEDLATLEYLYHKNLVSAGRGRHGSGNNRSGESGEDAIVEVPVGTLVFDSEGLISDLAKPGDSIVVARGGEGGRGNGSFATSTRQAPKFRERGLPGEEREIRLELRVLSDVGLVGLPNAGKSSLLAALSAARPKVGGYPFTTLTPKLGVVDERGASREAGLREPFVVADIPGLISGASEGRGLGNRFLRHVARARVLALILDASEDPEGAEATLRAELYAAKLSDKPTVVALNKVDLLDAELREYVREIFPGAVLISAATGEGVPEFREVLARKLARAAEVAAPAHEREHRVFRPTWKGLRVEREDGVYVVSGEEVERLALKTDWGSEEGVEHFGRELERKGVVAALRRAGAAEGDEVRVGETVFDFR; the protein is encoded by the coding sequence TTGCAGTTCATCGACGAAGCCCGACTCACCGTCCGCGCCGGGCGCGGGGGTGACGGCAGCGTTTCTTTTAACCGCGAGAAGTACAAGCCCCGCGGCGGCCCGGACGGAGGCCGCGGCGGGGACGGGGGCTCGGTGGTCCTTCGGGCCACCGAAGACCTCGCCACGCTTGAGTACCTGTATCACAAGAACCTCGTCTCCGCCGGGCGCGGCAGGCACGGCTCGGGGAACAACCGTTCCGGCGAGAGCGGCGAGGATGCCATCGTCGAAGTCCCCGTAGGGACGCTCGTCTTTGACTCGGAGGGCCTGATCTCCGACCTTGCCAAGCCCGGCGACAGCATCGTCGTGGCGCGCGGCGGCGAAGGGGGACGGGGGAACGGTTCGTTCGCTACCTCGACCCGTCAGGCACCGAAGTTCCGCGAGCGGGGGCTCCCGGGGGAGGAGCGTGAGATCCGCCTGGAGCTTCGAGTCCTCTCGGACGTGGGGCTCGTAGGGCTTCCGAACGCCGGGAAGTCCTCGCTGCTCGCCGCCCTGAGCGCGGCGCGTCCGAAGGTCGGGGGCTACCCGTTCACCACGCTCACGCCGAAGCTCGGGGTCGTTGACGAGCGCGGCGCCTCACGAGAGGCGGGCCTACGCGAGCCCTTCGTCGTTGCGGACATCCCGGGGCTTATCTCCGGCGCGAGCGAGGGACGCGGCCTCGGGAACCGCTTTCTCAGGCACGTTGCGCGGGCGCGGGTTCTGGCCCTGATCCTCGACGCCTCCGAAGACCCCGAGGGTGCGGAGGCGACGCTTCGGGCCGAGCTCTACGCCGCGAAGCTCTCCGATAAGCCGACCGTCGTCGCGCTGAACAAGGTCGACCTTCTCGATGCGGAGCTTCGCGAGTACGTCCGGGAGATCTTCCCCGGAGCGGTCCTCATCTCGGCGGCGACCGGCGAGGGAGTGCCCGAGTTTCGGGAGGTTCTCGCCCGAAAGCTTGCGCGGGCCGCAGAGGTTGCCGCCCCGGCGCACGAGCGCGAGCACCGCGTCTTCCGGCCGACGTGGAAGGGTCTCCGGGTCGAGCGGGAGGACGGGGTCTACGTTGTCTCCGGCGAGGAGGTCGAGCGGCTCGCGCTCAAGACCGACTGGGGGAGCGAGGAGGGCGTCGAGCACTTCGGGCGGGAGCTTGAGAGGAAGGGCGTCGTTGCAGCGCTCCGGCGGGCCGGGGCTGCGGAGGGCGACGAGGTCCGGGTTGGAGAGACGGTCTTTGACTTCAGGTAG
- a CDS encoding Mur ligase family protein, whose protein sequence is MRLAGSPDGGPAGRLRFLAATAAAQLARVSSRAAGTGGGTTVPGVVARRVDPRVLGKLARGLPLGSVALTGTNGKTTATRMVARIFEAAGLRFVSNSTGANLVTGVTAALLADAGLSGRPTSEIGLFEVDEASVPKVAPEVPLRTLAVLNLFRDQLDRYGELAYTGEVIASAFSDLPADGTVLLNADDPLVASLGQRARSAVYFGVDEPSLDTGVLQHVADSKDCPLCGTPLDYGAVYFGHVGVYRCPSCSFVRPAPRYRATDVRLDGARGSSFRLETPEGAREVRIKLPGLYNVYNAVAAAAVAGLSGIGVDATVGALGEFGGAFGRMERVVADDREVFLLLIKNPVGFNEILRTFILPEGEAERVLIAINDNDADGRDVSWLWDVDFEMLSGHEAEFRTSGVRAGDMAVRLKYADIPVASVEPDARRALQAGLEATPPGGTLYVLPTYTAMLEIRRILSDLGHTHPFWEER, encoded by the coding sequence GTGCGCCTCGCGGGCTCTCCGGACGGCGGACCGGCGGGCAGGCTGCGCTTCCTTGCGGCGACCGCCGCGGCGCAGCTCGCCCGCGTCTCCAGCCGGGCCGCCGGTACGGGGGGCGGCACGACCGTCCCCGGCGTCGTCGCCCGCCGGGTTGACCCGCGGGTTCTCGGGAAGCTCGCTCGCGGTCTACCCCTCGGCTCGGTCGCCCTCACGGGCACGAACGGCAAGACGACCGCCACGAGGATGGTCGCGCGCATCTTCGAGGCCGCCGGTCTGCGCTTCGTGAGCAACTCGACGGGGGCGAACCTCGTTACTGGGGTAACGGCGGCGCTCCTTGCGGACGCGGGGCTCTCGGGGCGGCCGACCTCGGAGATCGGGCTCTTCGAGGTCGACGAGGCGAGCGTCCCGAAGGTCGCTCCGGAGGTGCCCCTGCGCACTCTCGCCGTCCTGAACCTCTTTCGCGACCAGCTCGACCGCTACGGGGAGCTCGCCTACACGGGAGAGGTCATCGCCTCGGCCTTCTCCGACCTCCCGGCGGACGGGACGGTGCTCCTGAACGCCGACGACCCGCTCGTCGCGAGCCTCGGGCAGCGGGCAAGGAGCGCGGTCTACTTCGGGGTGGACGAGCCCTCCCTCGACACCGGCGTTTTGCAGCACGTCGCGGACTCAAAGGACTGTCCCCTCTGCGGGACTCCGCTCGACTACGGGGCGGTCTATTTCGGGCACGTAGGCGTCTACCGATGCCCGAGCTGCTCCTTCGTTCGGCCCGCCCCGAGGTACCGCGCAACGGACGTGCGGCTCGACGGGGCTCGCGGGTCCAGCTTTCGCCTCGAAACCCCGGAGGGAGCCCGGGAGGTGAGGATCAAGCTCCCCGGCCTCTACAACGTCTACAACGCCGTGGCCGCGGCCGCCGTTGCGGGGCTCTCGGGGATCGGAGTCGATGCGACCGTCGGGGCGCTCGGGGAGTTCGGCGGGGCGTTCGGGCGGATGGAGCGCGTCGTGGCGGACGACCGGGAGGTCTTTCTGCTGCTGATAAAGAACCCGGTCGGTTTCAATGAGATCCTCCGCACCTTTATTCTGCCGGAGGGCGAGGCCGAGCGGGTCCTTATAGCCATAAACGACAACGACGCCGACGGGCGGGACGTCTCGTGGCTCTGGGACGTTGACTTCGAGATGCTCTCCGGCCACGAAGCGGAGTTCCGCACGAGCGGCGTCCGGGCCGGGGACATGGCCGTGCGCCTGAAGTACGCCGACATCCCCGTAGCCAGCGTCGAACCCGACGCCCGGCGCGCCCTCCAGGCCGGGCTTGAAGCGACGCCCCCCGGAGGCACGCTCTACGTGCTCCCGACCTACACCGCGATGCTCGAGATCCGGCGCATCCTCAGCGACCTCGGCCACACCCATCCGTTCTGGGAGGAACGCTAG
- a CDS encoding ComEC/Rec2 family competence protein, producing the protein MQRSESAGVPRPTRTRLPDLDLRPPVRLDGWAFAFAAGVVLTTLAPLLGLALVVCALVVALAGLLKQDFPTESFRLHGLVLPVFVGAGFLVALVHASAADPLRELALLGPGRVEVVGRVASPPVPAGFGERADLTVESLAVGDEEALRGGGVEVFAPDLDGTGVGDRLRVTGELSVPEVGDFDYARYLSTEGISAVLEGEFVEPVGEGRGWIGTVHRRTDVALGYGLRPTEAAVVRGMVLGDRSRIPEGLDEAFRRSGITHVLAISGQHVAVLAAALYFLARLLGIPAGWRIGGTVALVWLYIAVAGAPPSAVRAGVAATFFLLGAFVRRKPDALHLVGVMLAAVLAWNPLLIYNTGFQLSVAAVLGILLLRKPIRSVFEPLLPERLVPERGAPKLLLDLFCISLAAQVATAPVVAASFGEVSIVGVLANLVAVPLSGPILCLGLLSSTLGNVAPALAYLPNAANGFLVTILSGVARGASNVGFATLETPGVSAFMVGVFYLGCLPAAVCGLGLPKSRWPFWAGVMLVWVAGWLALANLARV; encoded by the coding sequence TTGCAACGGTCTGAGTCCGCCGGAGTACCCCGTCCCACGCGGACCCGGCTTCCGGACCTCGACCTGCGCCCGCCTGTCCGGCTCGACGGCTGGGCCTTCGCCTTCGCTGCTGGGGTCGTCCTCACGACGCTCGCTCCGCTCCTCGGGCTCGCGCTCGTCGTCTGCGCGCTCGTCGTCGCGCTCGCCGGTCTCCTCAAGCAGGACTTCCCGACGGAGAGCTTCAGGCTTCACGGTCTGGTCCTCCCGGTCTTTGTCGGGGCGGGGTTTCTTGTCGCGCTCGTTCATGCTTCGGCGGCCGATCCTCTGCGCGAGCTTGCGCTTCTCGGGCCGGGACGGGTCGAGGTCGTCGGGAGGGTCGCCTCGCCGCCGGTCCCCGCCGGCTTCGGCGAGCGGGCCGATCTTACGGTCGAGAGCCTCGCTGTCGGGGACGAGGAGGCGCTTCGCGGCGGCGGGGTCGAGGTCTTTGCGCCGGACCTCGACGGGACGGGAGTCGGTGACAGGTTGCGCGTAACGGGCGAGCTGTCCGTTCCTGAGGTCGGGGACTTCGACTACGCACGCTACCTCTCGACGGAGGGGATCTCGGCCGTGCTCGAAGGTGAGTTCGTGGAGCCGGTCGGGGAGGGACGGGGCTGGATCGGGACGGTCCACCGCCGGACGGACGTCGCGCTCGGGTACGGGCTGCGCCCGACGGAGGCGGCGGTCGTGCGGGGAATGGTGCTCGGGGACCGCTCGCGCATCCCCGAAGGGCTCGACGAGGCGTTCCGGAGGTCGGGGATAACGCACGTGCTCGCGATCAGCGGCCAGCACGTCGCGGTGCTCGCGGCGGCGCTCTACTTTCTTGCGCGGCTTCTCGGCATCCCGGCCGGCTGGCGCATCGGGGGGACGGTCGCGCTCGTGTGGCTGTACATCGCGGTTGCGGGCGCGCCGCCGTCGGCTGTTCGGGCCGGCGTTGCGGCGACGTTCTTTCTTCTGGGGGCGTTCGTCCGCCGGAAGCCCGACGCCCTGCACCTTGTCGGGGTGATGCTCGCCGCCGTCCTGGCCTGGAACCCGCTCCTCATCTACAACACGGGCTTCCAGCTCTCCGTCGCCGCCGTTCTGGGCATTCTGCTCCTGAGGAAGCCGATCCGGTCCGTCTTCGAGCCGCTCCTGCCGGAGCGCCTCGTTCCTGAAAGGGGCGCCCCGAAGCTCCTTCTCGACCTCTTCTGCATCTCGCTCGCCGCGCAGGTCGCAACGGCTCCGGTCGTCGCCGCTTCCTTTGGGGAGGTCTCGATTGTCGGGGTGCTTGCGAACCTTGTCGCCGTCCCGCTCTCCGGGCCGATCCTCTGCCTCGGTCTTCTCTCCTCGACGCTCGGGAACGTAGCTCCCGCCCTCGCCTACCTCCCGAACGCGGCGAACGGCTTCCTTGTAACCATCCTCTCGGGCGTCGCTCGCGGCGCGTCGAACGTTGGCTTCGCGACCTTAGAGACGCCGGGCGTCTCGGCGTTTATGGTCGGGGTCTTCTACCTCGGATGTCTTCCGGCGGCGGTCTGCGGGCTTGGTTTGCCGAAGAGCCGCTGGCCGTTCTGGGCCGGAGTGATGCTCGTCTGGGTCGCGGGGTGGCTCGCGCTCGCCAACCTCGCCCGTGTCTAG
- the rsfS gene encoding ribosome silencing factor has translation MMGDESASGRHETDRSLEGEALTYSMAVTAAEAANEMFGKDITIIDLKDHVSYTDYFVVTSAETDRQTKRIAEEVIEKMISAGHRPRSRRLDENSQWLSLDFVDVVVHVFTDEARDYYRLESLWRSAPQEKWGGWES, from the coding sequence ATGATGGGCGACGAGTCGGCCTCCGGACGCCACGAGACGGACCGGAGCCTTGAGGGTGAGGCCCTGACCTACAGCATGGCCGTGACCGCCGCCGAGGCAGCAAACGAGATGTTCGGCAAGGACATCACGATAATAGACCTCAAGGACCACGTCTCCTACACGGACTACTTCGTCGTAACGAGCGCAGAGACCGACAGACAGACAAAGCGTATCGCCGAAGAGGTCATAGAGAAGATGATCTCGGCCGGACATCGCCCGAGGAGCCGCCGCCTCGACGAGAACTCGCAGTGGCTGAGCCTCGACTTCGTGGACGTTGTCGTGCACGTCTTTACCGACGAGGCCCGGGACTACTACCGTCTTGAGTCGCTCTGGAGAAGTGCGCCGCAGGAGAAGTGGGGCGGCTGGGAGAGCTAG
- the rodA gene encoding rod shape-determining protein RodA — protein sequence MSTITRTSAGPIAGNLGRWRHFDPVLLVATLGLCAFGILGAYVAGSDDSQTYVADQMLGLIVGVAVGVPLALVDYRVWRKHLRTLYVVAIVILLLVIFFGTVGGGSQSWIDFGPVTIQPSEFAKVLMVLVLAGYFAERTVADTSTFIKALGLLAVPGALVFIQPDLGTALVFGASFIAMAYIGGARFSQLAAIAGSAALAAYVVIRFGFLHEYQVARLTAFWNPAEAGDAGYQVEQSKTAIGSGGLTGKGIEARTLATGGYLPEDHTDFIFANLAERIGFFGSALLILLFFVLIWRILHIATISRDRFGILIAVGLGAIFLFQVLVNIGMTMGIMPVTGLPLPFVSYGRSSLVVSLIALGLLQSIAMRSRQEISTQPRI from the coding sequence ATGAGCACCATCACCCGCACGAGCGCGGGGCCTATCGCAGGCAACCTCGGCCGGTGGCGACACTTCGACCCGGTCCTGCTCGTCGCAACGCTCGGGCTTTGCGCCTTCGGGATACTCGGGGCGTACGTGGCCGGATCCGACGACAGCCAGACCTACGTCGCCGACCAGATGCTAGGCCTGATCGTAGGCGTCGCGGTCGGGGTGCCGCTCGCTCTCGTCGACTACCGGGTGTGGCGCAAGCACCTGAGAACGCTCTACGTGGTCGCCATCGTTATCCTCCTGCTCGTAATCTTCTTCGGGACCGTGGGCGGGGGGTCTCAGTCGTGGATTGACTTCGGGCCGGTGACGATCCAGCCCTCGGAGTTCGCGAAGGTCCTGATGGTGCTCGTGCTCGCGGGCTACTTCGCCGAGCGGACCGTCGCGGACACGAGCACGTTCATCAAGGCGCTCGGGCTGCTCGCGGTCCCGGGGGCGCTCGTCTTTATCCAGCCGGACCTCGGGACGGCGCTCGTCTTCGGGGCCTCGTTTATCGCGATGGCCTACATTGGCGGGGCGCGCTTCTCGCAGCTCGCTGCGATCGCTGGCTCGGCGGCGCTCGCGGCGTACGTCGTGATCCGCTTCGGCTTTCTGCACGAGTATCAGGTCGCCCGCCTTACGGCGTTCTGGAACCCGGCGGAGGCCGGGGACGCAGGCTATCAGGTCGAGCAGTCAAAGACTGCGATAGGTTCCGGCGGGCTCACGGGCAAGGGCATCGAGGCCCGGACGCTTGCGACGGGGGGATACCTTCCCGAGGACCACACCGACTTTATCTTTGCGAACCTCGCCGAGAGGATCGGCTTCTTCGGGAGCGCGCTCCTCATATTGCTGTTCTTTGTCCTGATCTGGCGCATCCTGCACATCGCGACGATCTCCCGCGACCGCTTCGGCATCCTTATCGCGGTCGGACTCGGGGCAATCTTCCTCTTTCAGGTGCTCGTCAACATCGGCATGACGATGGGGATAATGCCCGTAACCGGTCTGCCGCTGCCGTTCGTGAGCTACGGACGAAGCAGCCTCGTCGTGAGCCTTATAGCCCTCGGGCTCCTGCAGAGCATCGCCATGCGCTCGCGGCAGGAGATCTCCACCCAGCCGAGAATCTGA